One genomic segment of Roseofilum reptotaenium CS-1145 includes these proteins:
- a CDS encoding slr1659 superfamily regulator, translating into MMITELREDDYCIQYDSSLTTVFFEGKLSLRDPSEYSHISDFLEDIVHSKAGDLTLDFQSLEFLNSSGIRVLSKFVSNLRKNEIEIQLTVLGSKEFTWQSKSLRNLQKFMPSLILNIQ; encoded by the coding sequence ATGATGATTACAGAACTACGAGAGGATGATTACTGTATTCAATATGATTCCTCATTGACTACGGTGTTCTTTGAGGGAAAATTAAGCCTGAGAGATCCTTCGGAGTACAGTCATATCAGTGATTTCCTAGAAGATATTGTTCATTCTAAAGCAGGAGATTTAACGTTAGATTTTCAGAGCCTGGAATTTCTGAACAGTTCAGGGATTCGAGTTCTGTCTAAATTTGTTTCTAATCTCCGAAAAAATGAGATAGAGATTCAGCTCACGGTGTTAGGGTCAAAAGAGTTTACCTGGCAAAGCAAATCTCTACGGAACTTGCAGAAGTTTATGCCCAGTTTAATTTTGAATATCCAATAA
- a CDS encoding nucleotidyltransferase family protein, with translation MVTQKFPIEISEEQMAQFCQCHHIQKLSLFGLVLRDDFTPESDVDF, from the coding sequence ATGGTAACCCAAAAATTCCCCATTGAGATTTCTGAGGAGCAGATGGCCCAGTTTTGTCAATGCCATCATATTCAGAAACTATCTTTGTTTGGTTTGGTATTGAGAGATGATTTTACCCCAGAGAGTGATGTAGATTTTTAA